The following are from one region of the Biomphalaria glabrata chromosome 12, xgBioGlab47.1, whole genome shotgun sequence genome:
- the LOC106063368 gene encoding ketosamine-3-kinase-like produces the protein MSSTEELLKHELELHWIKGTGKSGGGCINEGTAYDTDKGLIFVKYNSKPEAFQMFEGEYESLAALKTADQVKVPSPIKVLRNPKGGAMLVMDYIDMQGLSLHAAKLGEQMARLHLFNKGLKEKAVSKQQSLHYKVDYSCYVTHFGFPVTTCCGYLPQDNNWMDNWLDFFARKIDQHVRWAEEKYNDRDVGQEWSSLLPKLPKLFLDLDIVPALLHGDLWGGNAAETDEDPVIFDPASFYGHSEYDLAISKMFGGFGQTYFNSYHNLIPKQQGFNDRQDLYMMFHYFNHWNHFDGGYKISTIRLMHDLNRKLSS, from the exons ATGAGTTCAACAGAAGAATTATTGAAACATGAGTTAGAACTTCACTGGATAAAAGGTACTGGCAAAAGTGGAGGAGGCTGCATCAATGAGGGAACAGCCTATGACACAGACAAAGGATTAATATTTGTCAAGTATAATTCTAAGCCAGAG GCTTTTCAGATGTTTGAAGGTGAATATGAAAGTCTAGCAGCACTTAAAACAGCTGATCAGGTCAAGGTGCCTAGTCCAATAAAG GTTTTAAGAAACCCTAAAGGTGGAGCTATGTTGGTCATGGACTATATTGACATGCAAGGATTGTCTCTTCATGCTGCTAAACTTGGAGAACAAATGGCAAG GCTGCATTTATTCAATAAGGGACTAAAGGAAAAGGCAGTATCTAAACAACAGTCACTTCATTATAAAGTAGACTACTCCTGCTATGTTACACACTTTGGATTCCCTGTGACTACTTGTTGTGGTTACCTCCCTCAAGACAATAACTGGATGGATAATTGGCTA GATTTCTTCGCCAGAAAAATAGACCAGCACGTCAGGTGGGCTGAAGAAaag TATAATGATCGTGATGTTGGTCAAGAATGGTCTTCTTTACTACCTAAACTTCCAAAACTATTTCTTGACCTTGACATTGTCCCTGCACTTCTGCATGGTGACCTATGGGGAGGTAATGCCGCAGAAACTGATGAAGACCCAG TTATTTTTGATCCAGCTTCCTTCTATGGTCACTCTGAATATGACTTGGCAATCTCCAAAATGTTTGGTGGCTTTGGGCAGACATATTTCAACAGCTACCATAATTTAATCCCTAAACAACAAGGATTTAATGACAGACAGGATTTGTACATGATGTTTCATTACTTCAACCATTG